Proteins from a genomic interval of Clostridium sp. AN503:
- a CDS encoding IS3 family transposase codes for MNDSSCIFEIIQQTLAQNGNTLSAKELCSAAGVSRSGYYAWLKAAPVREQKEEEDRRDFELVLSAYKQHGYPKGARGIHMALLHSDPPVIMNLKKIRRLMEKFRLSCPYRGPNPNKRLAKALRTGSVSDNLLRREFESYGPRMVLLTDITYLPYAGRFAYLSTILDAFTKQILSYVLSESLEVDFVLETVERLIADHGISLHAETIIHSDQGCHYTSRSFINILYDRKLRQSMSRKGCCWDNAPQESFFGHMKDHIRGNLADCAAFIEVKCVIDDYMEYYNNERYQWKLAKLAPNEFYDFFITGKYPLDIPNRPSCPVITKRPEELGGRILQSNKIT; via the coding sequence ATGAACGACTCTTCGTGTATTTTTGAGATTATTCAGCAGACCCTGGCACAGAACGGGAACACCCTCTCCGCCAAAGAACTCTGTTCGGCAGCCGGGGTTTCCAGGAGCGGCTATTATGCCTGGCTGAAAGCTGCCCCGGTCCGTGAGCAGAAGGAAGAGGAGGACCGCCGGGATTTCGAGCTGGTACTGTCCGCTTATAAGCAGCACGGTTATCCCAAAGGAGCCCGGGGCATCCATATGGCTCTGCTCCACAGTGACCCTCCGGTCATCATGAACCTGAAAAAGATCCGCAGGCTGATGGAAAAGTTCCGGCTGTCCTGCCCATACCGGGGCCCGAATCCCAATAAGAGACTCGCAAAAGCGCTCCGGACTGGAAGTGTTTCGGATAACCTGCTCCGCCGTGAGTTCGAAAGTTATGGGCCGAGGATGGTGTTGCTGACAGATATCACTTACCTGCCTTATGCCGGAAGGTTTGCTTATCTGTCTACGATCCTGGATGCTTTTACGAAACAGATACTCTCTTATGTGCTCAGCGAATCGCTGGAAGTGGACTTCGTACTGGAAACAGTGGAGAGGCTGATCGCAGACCATGGAATCTCCCTGCATGCCGAAACAATTATCCACAGCGACCAGGGCTGTCATTATACCAGCCGAAGCTTTATCAACATCCTTTATGACAGAAAACTGCGCCAGTCCATGTCCCGCAAGGGCTGCTGCTGGGACAATGCCCCGCAGGAAAGCTTCTTCGGGCATATGAAGGACCACATCAGGGGAAACCTGGCGGATTGTGCTGCGTTCATCGAAGTAAAGTGTGTGATAGATGACTATATGGAGTACTACAATAATGAGCGTTACCAATGGAAACTTGCAAAGTTAGCCCCAAACGAGTTTTATGACTTTTTCATCACTGGGAAGTATCCACTGGATATCCCCAACAGGCCGTCCTGTCCGGTGATTACAAAAAGGCCGGAGGAATTAGGAGGCAGAATACTTCAAAGTAACAAGATTACTTAA
- a CDS encoding HTH domain-containing protein, giving the protein MSRKPFTEEEILLLRQNPYTYSVTQFQLNLTKEFKEIFYSEYQKGELPRKILEDHGYNPAILGERRIWSISGHIREQYKKYGCFYEGNYTHGKRQPQEQTGDNHASEKEELKQLRHEVDYLKQEVEFLKKISAVRTTRK; this is encoded by the coding sequence ATGAGCAGAAAACCCTTTACCGAAGAAGAAATACTGTTGCTGCGACAAAACCCTTACACCTACAGCGTGACCCAGTTTCAATTGAACCTTACCAAAGAGTTCAAAGAGATCTTTTATTCAGAATACCAGAAAGGGGAACTTCCCCGGAAGATTCTGGAGGATCACGGCTATAACCCGGCCATCCTGGGGGAGCGCAGGATCTGGAGTATTTCCGGCCACATCCGGGAACAGTACAAGAAATACGGCTGTTTCTACGAAGGGAACTACACACATGGAAAGAGGCAGCCCCAGGAGCAGACGGGTGATAACCATGCATCTGAAAAAGAAGAACTGAAACAGCTTCGGCATGAGGTCGATTACCTGAAACAGGAAGTGGAGTTTTTAAAAAAAATTTCTGCAGTCAGAACTACCAGAAAGTAG
- a CDS encoding DUF1292 domain-containing protein, which translates to MAQNPNEELEMEQEEMTVTLTLDDGSELECVVLTIFDAGEREYIALLPVEGEEAEEGEVYLYRYSEDKEGNPNLDNIEDDDEYEIVAEAFDQLLDDQEFDELVGEDDVE; encoded by the coding sequence ATGGCACAGAATCCGAATGAAGAACTGGAGATGGAGCAGGAGGAGATGACCGTTACCCTGACCCTGGATGACGGAAGTGAGCTGGAGTGTGTAGTACTTACCATTTTTGATGCAGGAGAGCGGGAGTATATCGCACTGCTTCCAGTGGAAGGCGAGGAGGCTGAGGAGGGCGAAGTATATCTGTACCGCTACTCTGAGGACAAAGAAGGCAATCCAAACCTGGATAATATCGAGGACGACGATGAGTATGAGATCGTAGCTGAGGCGTTTGATCAGCTGCTGGACGATCAGGAGTTTGATGAGCTGGTTGGAGAGGATGACGTGGAGTAA
- a CDS encoding cob(I)yrinic acid a,c-diamide adenosyltransferase, producing the protein MRGCIHIYCGDGKGKTSAAVGLAVRAAGRGKTVLVVRFLKTEDSGEVPVLRHIPGIMVVPCDKTFGFVFRMTPEEKAEAAAYFGKRFDRACQEAVQGGYDILILDEILASCNYGMVPEDELVKFLENKPEQLEVVLTGRDPSKHLAGLADYVSEIQMKKHPYTEGIPAREGIEY; encoded by the coding sequence ATGAGAGGATGCATCCATATTTACTGCGGAGACGGCAAGGGGAAGACCTCGGCGGCAGTCGGGCTGGCAGTCCGGGCGGCAGGCAGAGGAAAGACCGTGCTGGTGGTACGTTTCTTAAAAACGGAGGATTCTGGGGAGGTCCCGGTACTGCGCCACATTCCGGGCATCATGGTGGTGCCCTGCGACAAAACCTTTGGCTTTGTATTCCGCATGACGCCGGAGGAGAAAGCCGAGGCCGCAGCTTACTTTGGGAAACGGTTTGACCGCGCCTGCCAGGAAGCGGTACAGGGCGGATATGATATACTGATCCTGGACGAGATCCTGGCGTCCTGCAACTACGGCATGGTCCCGGAAGACGAACTGGTAAAGTTTTTAGAAAACAAACCAGAACAGCTCGAAGTAGTGCTGACCGGAAGAGACCCGTCCAAACACCTGGCCGGTTTGGCTGATTACGTATCAGAGATCCAAATGAAAAAGCACCCATATACCGAAGGAATCCCAGCGCGGGAAGGAATTGAATATTAG
- a CDS encoding ATP-dependent helicase, which produces MAFHESQLQAIRHFEGPMMVLAGPGSGKTTVITHRVKFLIDEYGVDPGSILVITFTRAAAEEMKQRFQLLMEGRRPAVSFGTFHAVFFSILKHAYRYDASNIIREEQRVRIIRELIDKYRIEVEDEAEFTSSILSEISMVKGEMMNLEHYYSKNCSEAVFKKLYQGYEEALTGKGLLDFDDMLVMCYELFVQRKDILKAWQQKYRFILIDEFQDINRVQYEIVKMLAQPEDNLFIVGDDDQSIYRFRGAKPEIMLGFTKDYPQAKQTLLGINYRSTSTIVDAAVNLIRHNKTRYEKKLCADRGAGKTVATTVWADAQSETKGIVEEIQDYVKMGFSLSDIAVLYRTNMEPRLLMERMMEYNVPFQMRDALPNLYEHWITQDILAYIRIAGDELAAHRQAKRADVLRIINRPKRYVSRDALEGQVISWDAVKSWYQDKDWMVERIEQLEYDLKMIGRMAPVAAVNYIRKASGYDDYLREYADYRRMKPEELLQVADQLQESAAGFKTFDAWFLHMKEYGEQLKQQAQRRGEQGVECVSLMTMHSAKGLEFPIVYILDANERVTPHHKAVLDADLEEERRMFYVAMTRAKDRLHVCYTKERYGKQQDRSRFIDEYLEGRK; this is translated from the coding sequence ATGGCATTTCACGAATCACAATTACAGGCGATCCGGCATTTTGAAGGGCCGATGATGGTTCTGGCGGGACCCGGTTCCGGCAAAACCACCGTCATCACCCACCGGGTGAAATTCCTGATTGATGAATACGGGGTGGACCCGGGCAGTATCCTGGTCATCACGTTCACGCGGGCTGCTGCAGAGGAAATGAAGCAGCGGTTCCAGCTTTTGATGGAGGGCCGCCGCCCGGCCGTCAGCTTCGGGACCTTTCATGCAGTATTTTTCAGTATTTTAAAACATGCTTACCGGTATGATGCATCCAACATTATCCGTGAGGAGCAGCGAGTCCGGATCATAAGAGAGCTGATCGATAAGTACCGCATTGAGGTGGAGGATGAGGCGGAGTTCACATCCTCCATCCTTTCTGAGATCAGCATGGTAAAGGGCGAGATGATGAACCTGGAGCATTATTATTCCAAGAACTGTTCGGAGGCTGTATTTAAGAAGCTGTATCAGGGCTATGAGGAAGCTCTGACCGGAAAAGGGCTTTTGGATTTTGACGATATGCTGGTGATGTGCTATGAGCTGTTTGTCCAGAGAAAGGATATCCTAAAGGCATGGCAGCAGAAGTACAGGTTTATCCTGATCGATGAATTTCAGGACATCAACCGGGTACAATATGAGATAGTGAAGATGCTTGCGCAGCCGGAGGACAATTTGTTTATTGTAGGTGACGACGACCAGTCTATCTACCGGTTCCGCGGCGCGAAGCCAGAGATCATGCTGGGCTTCACAAAGGATTATCCCCAGGCAAAGCAGACGCTTTTGGGGATAAACTACCGCTCCACATCCACAATTGTGGACGCCGCCGTCAATTTGATCCGCCACAATAAAACCCGGTATGAAAAGAAGCTCTGTGCGGACCGGGGAGCCGGGAAAACGGTAGCGACCACGGTCTGGGCGGACGCTCAGTCAGAAACGAAGGGGATCGTGGAAGAAATCCAGGATTATGTGAAGATGGGATTTTCCCTGTCTGATATTGCGGTGCTGTACCGCACCAACATGGAACCGCGGCTTCTGATGGAGCGGATGATGGAATATAATGTACCGTTCCAGATGAGAGACGCCCTGCCGAATCTCTACGAGCACTGGATCACGCAGGATATCCTTGCATACATCCGGATTGCCGGGGATGAGCTGGCGGCGCACCGTCAGGCAAAACGGGCGGACGTGCTGCGGATCATCAATCGGCCGAAACGGTACGTGAGCCGGGACGCTTTGGAGGGGCAGGTCATATCCTGGGATGCGGTCAAATCCTGGTATCAGGACAAGGACTGGATGGTAGAGCGGATCGAACAGCTGGAGTATGATTTAAAGATGATCGGCAGGATGGCTCCGGTGGCGGCGGTCAACTATATCCGCAAAGCTTCCGGATATGACGATTATCTCAGGGAATACGCCGATTACCGGAGAATGAAGCCGGAAGAGCTGCTTCAGGTAGCGGACCAGCTTCAGGAGAGCGCAGCGGGCTTTAAGACCTTTGACGCCTGGTTCCTCCACATGAAAGAGTACGGGGAACAGCTAAAACAACAGGCCCAGCGCCGGGGCGAGCAGGGGGTAGAGTGTGTTTCCTTAATGACCATGCACAGCGCCAAAGGGCTGGAATTCCCCATCGTCTATATCCTGGACGCCAATGAGCGTGTGACGCCCCATCACAAGGCGGTCCTGGATGCGGATTTAGAGGAGGAGCGGCGCATGTTTTACGTAGCCATGACCCGGGCGAAGGACCGGCTGCATGTGTGTTATACAAAGGAGCGCTACGGGAAACAGCAGGACCGGTCAAGATTTATTGACGAATATCTGGAGGGACGAAAATGA
- a CDS encoding aldo/keto reductase has translation MEMKKLGFGTMRLPLVNPEDKADIDIRQVCRMVDLFLERGFTYFDTAYMYHLYASETAVRKALVERHPRESFVLADKLPLSHLKEKEDMARIFDEQLEKCGVEYFDYYLLHNVFQASYETAKRLDAFGFAREKLEEGKIRHLGFSYHADAELLEEILKAHPEVEFVQLQLNYLDWESPYIQSRRCYEVCRRYGKDVIVMEPVKGGTLADVPEAAKALFKERRPEMSPASWAVRFAAGKEGVIMVLSGMSDEAQLLDNTSYMQDFKPLDETEEQVIRQVTDILNSSIAVGCTGCRYCVEGCPKQIAIPEYFSLYNQYRQFGDKSNAKGYYPNYTARHGAAADCIGCKKCEHICPQHLPIAALMEDVSAVFDA, from the coding sequence ATGGAAATGAAAAAGTTGGGATTTGGGACGATGAGGCTGCCGCTTGTGAATCCGGAGGACAAGGCGGATATCGATATCCGGCAGGTGTGCCGGATGGTGGACCTCTTCTTAGAGCGGGGATTCACTTATTTTGACACGGCGTATATGTATCATCTGTATGCCAGTGAGACCGCGGTGAGAAAGGCCCTTGTGGAGCGCCATCCGCGGGAGAGCTTTGTGCTGGCGGACAAGCTCCCCTTAAGCCATTTAAAGGAGAAAGAGGATATGGCGCGTATCTTTGACGAGCAGCTGGAGAAATGCGGCGTGGAATATTTTGATTACTATCTGCTGCACAATGTGTTCCAGGCCTCCTATGAGACGGCAAAGAGGCTGGATGCATTTGGCTTTGCCAGGGAAAAGCTGGAGGAAGGGAAGATACGGCATCTGGGATTTTCCTATCATGCGGATGCAGAGCTTTTGGAGGAGATCTTAAAAGCCCATCCGGAGGTGGAGTTTGTGCAGCTCCAGCTCAACTATCTTGACTGGGAAAGCCCGTACATACAGTCCAGGCGCTGCTATGAGGTCTGCCGCCGATACGGAAAAGACGTGATCGTCATGGAACCGGTGAAGGGCGGAACGCTGGCGGATGTGCCGGAGGCTGCAAAAGCGCTGTTTAAAGAGCGCAGGCCGGAGATGTCCCCGGCGTCCTGGGCCGTTAGGTTTGCTGCCGGCAAAGAGGGCGTGATCATGGTGCTGTCCGGTATGTCTGATGAAGCCCAGCTTTTAGACAACACATCCTATATGCAGGACTTTAAACCGCTTGATGAGACGGAAGAGCAGGTGATCCGGCAGGTGACGGATATCCTGAATTCCAGCATCGCAGTGGGCTGTACCGGGTGCCGGTACTGCGTGGAGGGCTGTCCGAAGCAGATTGCCATACCGGAGTATTTTTCCCTGTACAACCAGTACCGGCAGTTCGGTGATAAGTCCAACGCCAAAGGCTATTACCCCAATTATACGGCCCGGCACGGTGCGGCGGCTGACTGCATCGGCTGTAAGAAATGCGAGCACATCTGTCCGCAGCATCTGCCCATTGCTGCACTTATGGAGGATGTATCAGCGGTGTTTGACGCATAG